A DNA window from Allokutzneria albata contains the following coding sequences:
- a CDS encoding VOC family protein: protein MVARLEELGATLADVGQGDVPWMVIVDPEGNEFCVQ from the coding sequence TTGGTCGCACGTCTGGAGGAGCTCGGCGCGACACTCGCCGATGTGGGTCAGGGCGACGTGCCATGGATGGTCATTGTCGACCCGGAGGGCAACGAGTTCTGCGTTCAGTAG
- a CDS encoding ATP-binding protein, with the protein MSLLLDRRGAELLFQVLTEREEKNSVAIASNESFSGWTRTSSDPRLCTGIVDRLAHTRAQQATAT; encoded by the coding sequence TTGTCGTTGTTGCTGGACCGGCGCGGCGCTGAACTGCTCTTCCAGGTTCTGACTGAGCGGGAGGAAAAGAACAGCGTCGCAATCGCATCCAACGAGTCGTTCTCCGGCTGGACGCGCACCTCCTCCGACCCGCGGCTCTGCACCGGGATCGTCGACCGGCTCGCCCACACCCGCGCCCAGCAAGCCACGGCGACCTGA
- a CDS encoding D-alanyl-D-alanine carboxypeptidase family protein, which yields MQKTVGLVAAGALVGVMISALGTMTVHPGAASGPERTRIETDSAAARAMPPDPPPAMTYVPPSDGGKAPGGENEGKTTNGTCPVDPGYHDKDTKGMKPAAALAWAKAKEEAASQGVTLCAHDAKRTAAQQKAEFDAALKRYNGDRRLAERYVLPPAKSLHVVGLAVDVQPRASAAWLERTAGALGWCRRYANEPWHFEYNKDYADSGCPALKPHP from the coding sequence GTGCAGAAAACCGTCGGACTGGTCGCCGCAGGCGCCCTCGTCGGTGTGATGATCAGCGCGCTCGGAACGATGACCGTCCACCCCGGAGCAGCCTCGGGACCAGAGCGAACGCGCATCGAGACGGACAGCGCGGCGGCGCGCGCGATGCCGCCGGACCCCCCGCCCGCGATGACCTACGTGCCGCCGTCCGACGGGGGGAAGGCCCCCGGCGGCGAGAACGAGGGCAAGACCACCAACGGCACCTGCCCTGTCGATCCGGGCTACCACGACAAGGACACGAAGGGGATGAAGCCCGCCGCCGCCCTGGCGTGGGCCAAGGCGAAGGAAGAGGCCGCGTCCCAGGGGGTCACCCTGTGCGCGCACGACGCGAAACGCACTGCGGCGCAGCAGAAGGCGGAGTTCGACGCGGCGCTGAAGCGCTACAACGGCGACCGGCGACTGGCCGAGCGGTACGTGTTACCGCCCGCTAAATCTTTGCATGTGGTGGGACTCGCAGTGGACGTGCAGCCCCGCGCGTCGGCAGCATGGTTGGAGCGCACCGCGGGAGCACTAGGGTGGTGCCGTCGATATGCCAACGAACCGTGGCATTTCGAGTACAACAAGGACTACGCCGACTCGGGTTGTCCGGCTCTCAAGCCGCATCCGTGA
- a CDS encoding protein phosphatase 2C domain-containing protein has product MPLIDMAERAGVRIDGGVRANEDQIVVLPHAVVLLDGATTLQPRARSGGWYAECLGDYLRRGLNKDPEADLAEVLETAIGTMAEDYDLKPGSSPSSTVAIVRWTDDHVDALVLADSPVVAFTIGDVHVVNDTRLANLPRPTSSHREHLREGRGYGEEHLELLRSSAAEVAAWRNREGGFWVAEADPAAARQAIRAGWPRDQVQSVVMASDGVSCGVDDYGLFADWTALLDQASDEGLHAVLDAVRKAEASDPDGKRWPRPKLHDDQALVLIHFDDDWLPDFLR; this is encoded by the coding sequence GTGCCGCTGATCGACATGGCTGAACGCGCGGGCGTCCGCATCGACGGTGGCGTGCGCGCGAACGAGGACCAGATCGTCGTTCTCCCGCACGCCGTCGTCCTGCTCGACGGCGCCACGACCCTGCAGCCCCGGGCCCGCTCCGGTGGCTGGTACGCCGAATGCCTCGGCGACTACCTGCGCCGCGGGCTGAACAAGGACCCCGAGGCCGACCTTGCCGAGGTGCTCGAGACGGCGATCGGCACCATGGCCGAGGACTACGACCTCAAGCCCGGCAGTTCGCCGTCGAGCACCGTGGCGATCGTGCGCTGGACCGACGACCACGTCGACGCGCTGGTCCTCGCGGACAGCCCCGTCGTCGCGTTCACCATCGGCGACGTGCACGTGGTCAACGACACCCGGCTGGCCAACCTGCCCAGGCCGACCAGCAGCCACCGCGAGCACCTGCGCGAGGGCCGGGGCTACGGCGAGGAGCACTTGGAGCTGCTGCGCTCCTCCGCCGCCGAGGTGGCAGCGTGGCGCAACCGCGAGGGCGGCTTCTGGGTGGCCGAGGCCGATCCCGCCGCCGCCCGCCAGGCCATCCGCGCGGGCTGGCCGCGCGACCAGGTGCAGAGCGTCGTCATGGCCAGCGACGGCGTCTCCTGCGGGGTGGACGACTACGGCCTGTTCGCCGACTGGACAGCGCTGCTCGACCAGGCCTCCGACGAGGGCCTGCACGCCGTGCTCGACGCCGTCCGGAAGGCCGAGGCCTCCGACCCCGACGGCAAGCGCTGGCCCCGCCCGAAGCTGCACGACGACCAGGCCCTCGTCCTGATCCACTTCGACGACGACTGGCTGCCCGACTTCCTCCGCTGA
- a CDS encoding HAD family hydrolase, with amino-acid sequence MRRAAPTTLGGAESIRACLRTGRRATVVSNDPEAAARAYFAQHGLPAEVWPLVGRAFAEPERMKPNPAPLLEVLEALSLPPTAAVLVSDSLTDLQEAQAAGMRCIGYANRPEKWERLCRGRRRDRGHDGAMQRHCPSVDKPQVSAVMPPSLTSNGARRKRSVCP; translated from the coding sequence ATGCGCAGGGCTGCGCCAACGACCCTCGGGGGCGCGGAGAGCATCCGAGCATGCCTTCGCACGGGACGGCGGGCCACCGTGGTCAGCAACGATCCCGAGGCTGCTGCACGTGCGTACTTCGCCCAGCACGGCTTGCCCGCCGAGGTGTGGCCGTTGGTCGGTAGAGCCTTCGCCGAGCCTGAGCGCATGAAGCCCAACCCGGCTCCGCTGCTCGAAGTTCTCGAAGCGTTGTCGCTCCCGCCCACAGCCGCCGTGCTCGTCAGCGATTCGCTCACCGACTTGCAGGAAGCTCAGGCGGCAGGCATGCGGTGCATCGGATATGCCAACCGCCCCGAAAAGTGGGAACGCCTCTGCCGAGGCAGACGCCGTGATCGGGGACATGACGGAGCTATGCAAAGGCACTGCCCATCTGTGGACAAACCGCAGGTCAGTGCTGTTATGCCGCCCTCGCTCACCAGCAACGGTGCGCGGCGAAAGCGAAGTGTCTGTCCTTGA
- the yczR gene encoding MocR-like transcription factor YczR, protein MTSSLPAGSRISGPRLAAFLGSWRRPDGRGAAVDLAAALRVLFLDGRLPVGTRLPAERELAEALGVSRTMITSAMDALREAGMVASRRGAGSWITVPGKEPDRTGWSLHPPSEIIDMAHASPFAPPELAAAVDRARLRLPELLNSHGYQSFGLPEPRELIARRYTERGLPTTPDQVMITNGSQHALTLALRLHVGPGQRVLVDNPTYPTAVDGIRAAHALPVAVALDPDGWDLDSVEATLRQAAPRLAYFVVDFQNPTGLRMSAPDRERLAHALRRSRTLTLVDETLVELDLEGDPLDGPPPLSAFAEDWVIAAGSASKAYWGGLRMGWLRAPAELVHRLGESRPSMDLGSPVFEQLVLAELLAEGDDVLAPRRREFARRRELLVDLLAQHCPEWTVKRPSGGLNLWCDLGKPLSTQLAMAVGRHGVQAVPGSRFAAHGGLEQWMRLPYTLPDDQLTEAVLRIGAAWRGLADPAPPGHGIA, encoded by the coding sequence ATGACCTCCAGTCTGCCCGCGGGAAGCCGGATCTCCGGCCCGCGCCTGGCCGCCTTCCTCGGTTCCTGGCGGCGCCCGGACGGCCGCGGTGCCGCGGTCGACCTCGCGGCGGCGCTGCGGGTGCTGTTCCTGGACGGGCGGCTGCCGGTGGGGACGCGCCTGCCCGCGGAACGGGAGCTGGCCGAGGCCTTGGGCGTCAGCCGCACGATGATCACGTCGGCGATGGACGCGCTGCGCGAGGCGGGCATGGTGGCCAGCAGGCGCGGCGCCGGATCGTGGATCACCGTGCCCGGCAAGGAGCCGGACCGCACCGGCTGGTCGCTGCACCCGCCCTCGGAGATCATCGACATGGCACACGCCTCACCGTTCGCGCCGCCGGAGCTGGCCGCCGCGGTCGACCGGGCGCGCCTGCGCCTGCCGGAGCTGCTCAACAGCCACGGCTACCAGTCCTTCGGCCTGCCGGAGCCGCGGGAGCTGATCGCGCGCCGCTACACCGAGCGCGGCCTGCCGACCACGCCGGACCAGGTCATGATCACCAACGGCTCGCAGCACGCGCTGACGCTGGCGCTGCGGTTGCACGTCGGTCCCGGGCAGCGGGTGCTGGTGGACAACCCGACCTATCCGACCGCCGTCGACGGCATCCGCGCGGCGCACGCGCTGCCGGTCGCGGTTGCGCTGGACCCGGACGGCTGGGACCTGGACAGCGTCGAGGCGACCTTGCGGCAGGCGGCGCCGCGGCTGGCCTACTTCGTGGTGGACTTCCAGAACCCCACCGGACTGCGCATGTCCGCGCCGGATCGAGAGCGTCTGGCGCACGCGCTGCGCCGTTCCAGGACGTTGACCCTGGTGGACGAGACCCTGGTCGAGCTGGACCTGGAGGGTGATCCGCTGGACGGGCCGCCGCCGTTGTCCGCCTTCGCCGAGGACTGGGTGATCGCGGCGGGATCGGCGAGCAAGGCGTACTGGGGCGGCCTGCGGATGGGGTGGCTGCGCGCGCCCGCCGAACTGGTGCACCGCCTCGGCGAGTCCCGGCCGTCGATGGACCTCGGCTCGCCGGTGTTCGAGCAGCTGGTGCTCGCCGAACTGCTCGCCGAGGGGGACGACGTCCTGGCTCCGCGTCGCCGGGAGTTCGCCCGGCGCAGGGAGCTTCTGGTCGACCTGCTCGCCCAGCACTGTCCAGAGTGGACGGTCAAGCGCCCGTCAGGCGGGCTGAACCTGTGGTGCGACTTGGGGAAACCGCTGAGCACGCAGCTGGCCATGGCCGTCGGCAGGCACGGTGTGCAGGCCGTCCCCGGGTCCCGGTTCGCCGCGCACGGCGGACTGGAGCAGTGGATGCGCCTGCCGTACACGCTGCCGGACGACCAGCTCACCGAGGCCGTGCTGCGCATCGGCGCCGCGTGGCGCGGACTCGCCGACCCGGCGCCCCCGGGACACGGAATCGCTTGA
- a CDS encoding CGNR zinc finger domain-containing protein, with product MSAPDTDHDVDLLLAFLNTRDEEKHTDVLDDVDEWRLWTRSNGIRVPGGPADVRPLRDALREAIACREHAPDLTSGAASDVAVDLRAEVRGGVPVLAPTTAAGVFLAAALRLTILGEWDRFKICPARTCRWAFYDRSRNRSRSWCSMRVCGNREKARAFRERAKT from the coding sequence GTGAGCGCCCCGGACACCGACCACGACGTGGACCTCCTGCTCGCGTTCCTGAATACCCGCGACGAGGAGAAGCACACGGACGTGCTCGACGACGTCGACGAGTGGCGGCTCTGGACGAGGAGCAACGGCATCCGGGTGCCCGGCGGACCCGCCGACGTCCGGCCGCTGCGCGACGCCCTGCGCGAGGCGATCGCCTGCCGGGAGCACGCCCCCGACCTCACCTCGGGCGCCGCTTCGGACGTCGCCGTCGACCTGCGCGCCGAGGTGCGCGGGGGCGTCCCCGTGCTGGCGCCGACCACCGCGGCCGGCGTGTTCCTGGCCGCGGCGCTGCGGTTGACCATCCTCGGCGAGTGGGACCGCTTCAAGATCTGCCCGGCGCGCACCTGCCGGTGGGCCTTCTACGACCGCTCCCGCAACCGCTCGCGCTCGTGGTGCTCCATGCGCGTGTGCGGCAACCGCGAAAAGGCCCGGGCCTTCCGCGAGCGCGCCAAGACCTGA
- a CDS encoding M64 family metallopeptidase, whose amino-acid sequence MTTPLRYVLAALSVGTALAFLHPAPSVNATPTAQGPTEVREVFSPDGTISRVRVPGQARAAVPQDAPLGEVRAEVVPIQRTGPVGERFDLVFVGDGYTADQLGLYHEHVMGRWNELTQVEPFKSLKGSFNVWQVNVISSESGVSNDPTYGVRKNTALAMGFGYGNMERTLLINPDRTQQFAALAPGADQVVALANSSKYGGSGGEIAMIAAGNYEAGQVLVHELGHSIGGLADEYDYPDDLYSGTEPVEANVSIHTAETMKQQRVKWHEFLGKPSPDGGVVGTYEGALYHKRGIYRPTENSVMRTLGRPFNLIGLDAMRKAILSKTKPSQ is encoded by the coding sequence ATGACTACCCCGTTGCGCTACGTTCTCGCGGCTTTGTCCGTCGGGACGGCGCTCGCCTTTCTGCACCCCGCGCCGTCGGTGAACGCGACACCGACCGCTCAGGGACCGACCGAGGTCCGCGAGGTGTTCTCCCCGGACGGGACGATCAGCCGAGTCCGGGTGCCTGGCCAGGCACGGGCGGCTGTGCCGCAGGACGCACCGCTGGGTGAGGTGCGGGCCGAGGTGGTCCCGATCCAGCGGACCGGCCCGGTCGGCGAACGCTTCGACCTGGTGTTCGTCGGCGACGGCTACACCGCTGACCAACTCGGTCTCTACCACGAGCACGTGATGGGTCGGTGGAACGAGCTGACCCAGGTCGAGCCCTTCAAGTCCTTGAAAGGCTCCTTCAACGTCTGGCAGGTCAACGTGATCTCGTCGGAGTCCGGAGTCAGCAACGACCCCACGTACGGAGTCCGCAAGAACACCGCCCTGGCCATGGGGTTCGGATACGGGAACATGGAGCGCACCCTGCTCATCAACCCCGACCGAACCCAGCAGTTCGCCGCGCTCGCCCCGGGAGCCGACCAGGTGGTGGCGCTGGCCAACAGCAGCAAGTACGGCGGATCGGGCGGTGAGATCGCGATGATCGCCGCCGGCAACTACGAGGCGGGCCAGGTCCTCGTGCACGAGCTGGGGCACTCGATCGGCGGACTCGCCGACGAGTACGACTACCCCGACGATCTCTACTCCGGCACGGAGCCCGTCGAGGCCAACGTGTCGATTCACACCGCCGAGACCATGAAACAGCAGCGGGTCAAGTGGCACGAGTTCCTTGGCAAGCCGTCGCCGGACGGTGGCGTGGTGGGAACCTATGAGGGCGCCCTGTACCACAAGCGCGGCATCTACCGGCCGACCGAGAACTCGGTCATGCGCACGCTCGGTCGTCCGTTCAACCTGATCGGCCTGGATGCGATGCGCAAAGCAATCCTGAGCAAGACCAAGCCGAGCCAGTAA
- a CDS encoding PadR family transcriptional regulator, protein MSIGHALLGLLEKSPRHGYDLKRAYDERFGHDRPLHYGQVYSTLSRLLRNGLVEVDGTEAGGGPERKRYAITEAGVTDIDGWLGTPEKPEPYLQNTLYAKVVLALMSGRSAQGVLDAQRAEHLRLMRTLTRRKAAGDLADQLVCDHALFHLEADLRWLELTTARLDELREAST, encoded by the coding sequence ATGTCAATAGGGCACGCACTGCTGGGCTTGTTGGAGAAAAGTCCACGACACGGCTACGACCTGAAGCGTGCCTATGACGAGCGTTTCGGGCACGACCGGCCGCTGCACTACGGCCAGGTCTACTCGACGCTGTCCCGCCTGCTGCGCAACGGACTCGTGGAGGTGGACGGGACCGAGGCGGGCGGCGGACCGGAGCGCAAGCGCTACGCCATCACCGAGGCGGGCGTCACCGACATCGACGGATGGCTGGGCACGCCGGAGAAACCCGAGCCGTACCTGCAGAACACCTTGTACGCCAAGGTGGTGCTCGCGCTCATGTCCGGGCGCAGCGCCCAGGGCGTGCTGGACGCGCAGCGCGCGGAGCACCTGCGGCTGATGCGCACGCTGACCCGCCGCAAGGCCGCGGGGGACCTGGCCGACCAGCTCGTGTGCGACCACGCCCTGTTCCACCTCGAAGCCGACCTGCGCTGGCTGGAGCTGACCACGGCGCGCCTCGACGAGCTGAGGGAGGCCAGCACATGA
- the yczE gene encoding membrane protein YczE: MASVNLSPLPLSDRSLRRFAQLFLGLALYGASMALMVRAGMGLDPWDVLHEGLTNRIGLSFGTITAITGAVVLLAWLPLRQMPGIGTVANVVVIALSVDATLAVLPDLHGLPTQVVAMLASVVLNGFACAVYIGARLGPGPRDGLMTGLAARTGWSIRLVRTGIEITVLALGWLLGGTVGIGTVVYALAMGPIVQAFLPSVALRAPTRVQTPS; this comes from the coding sequence ATGGCCTCCGTGAACCTCAGCCCGCTCCCGCTCTCCGACCGCTCGCTCCGCCGCTTCGCCCAGCTCTTCCTCGGTCTCGCCCTCTACGGCGCGAGCATGGCCCTGATGGTGCGGGCGGGCATGGGCCTCGACCCGTGGGACGTGCTGCACGAGGGCCTGACCAACCGGATCGGCCTGAGCTTCGGCACCATCACCGCGATCACCGGCGCGGTCGTGCTGCTGGCCTGGTTACCCCTCCGGCAGATGCCAGGCATCGGCACCGTCGCCAATGTGGTGGTGATCGCGCTCTCGGTGGACGCCACCCTGGCCGTGCTGCCGGATCTGCACGGGCTGCCCACCCAGGTGGTGGCGATGCTGGCCAGCGTGGTGCTCAACGGGTTCGCCTGCGCTGTCTACATCGGCGCCCGCCTCGGCCCCGGCCCGCGCGACGGCCTGATGACCGGCCTGGCCGCGCGAACCGGCTGGTCGATCCGCCTGGTGCGGACCGGGATAGAGATCACCGTGCTGGCGCTCGGCTGGCTGCTCGGCGGCACCGTCGGCATCGGCACCGTGGTCTACGCGCTGGCGATGGGACCCATCGTGCAAGCCTTTCTGCCATCCGTGGCATTGCGTGCGCCCACCCGGGTGCAAACGCCGTCGTAG
- a CDS encoding RNA polymerase sigma factor produces MDGEGETAETTRELLAGAKAGEEPAWRALVARYQRLVWATARSHRLSRSDAADVAQLTWLRLAERMDTLRDPERLPGWLVTTARRESMRVLADRHRETPLEPPLLERPRPDAGPEAELINAAARRELWRAFADLPERCQRVLWVLAFHPEVSYARLARELGIAESSVGPVRLRCLHALRRKLARTRR; encoded by the coding sequence GTGGACGGAGAAGGGGAAACAGCAGAGACCACGCGGGAGCTGCTCGCGGGTGCGAAGGCGGGCGAGGAGCCCGCGTGGCGCGCCCTGGTCGCCCGCTACCAGCGCCTGGTGTGGGCCACGGCGCGATCACACCGGCTGAGCAGGTCCGATGCCGCGGACGTCGCGCAGCTGACCTGGCTGCGGCTCGCGGAGCGGATGGACACGCTGCGCGATCCCGAGCGGTTGCCCGGCTGGCTGGTGACGACCGCCCGCCGCGAGTCGATGCGGGTCCTCGCCGATCGCCACCGCGAGACGCCGTTGGAGCCGCCCCTGCTGGAGCGGCCCCGGCCGGACGCGGGCCCGGAGGCCGAGCTGATCAACGCGGCCGCCCGCAGGGAGCTGTGGCGCGCGTTCGCGGACCTGCCGGAGCGGTGCCAGCGCGTGCTGTGGGTGCTGGCGTTCCACCCGGAGGTCAGCTACGCGCGACTGGCGCGGGAGTTGGGGATCGCGGAGAGCAGCGTCGGCCCGGTGCGCCTGCGCTGCCTGCACGCGCTGCGCCGCAAGCTCGCGAGGACGCGTCGATGA
- a CDS encoding ABC transporter ATP-binding protein, protein MTELLVAKGIAKAFGPTAALVDASMSVRAGELVAVMGPSGSGKSTLLHCLAGILKPDSGTVSYRGAELSAMSDSERSALRRNDFGFVFQFGQLVPELTFLENVALPLRLGGMRRADAERSAMVWMDLLEVGDIAAKRPGEASGGQGQRVAVARALATKPKVLFADEPTGALDSLNGERVLHLLFGAARQTGAAVVLVTHEPRVAAHADREIVVRDGRTQDVELVA, encoded by the coding sequence ATGACCGAACTGCTGGTGGCGAAGGGCATCGCGAAGGCTTTCGGGCCGACGGCCGCGTTGGTGGACGCGAGCATGTCGGTGCGGGCCGGTGAGCTGGTCGCGGTGATGGGGCCGTCCGGATCGGGGAAGTCGACGCTGCTGCACTGCCTCGCGGGCATCCTGAAGCCGGACTCGGGCACGGTGAGCTATCGGGGCGCCGAGCTGTCGGCGATGTCGGACAGTGAGCGGAGTGCGTTGCGCCGCAACGACTTCGGCTTTGTCTTCCAGTTCGGCCAACTCGTTCCCGAGCTGACCTTCCTGGAGAACGTCGCGCTGCCGCTGCGCCTCGGCGGAATGCGGCGGGCCGACGCCGAGCGCTCCGCCATGGTGTGGATGGACCTGCTGGAGGTCGGTGACATCGCGGCCAAGCGGCCGGGCGAGGCATCGGGCGGCCAGGGGCAGCGGGTCGCGGTGGCGCGGGCGCTGGCCACGAAGCCGAAGGTGCTCTTCGCCGACGAGCCCACCGGGGCGCTGGACTCGCTGAACGGCGAGCGCGTCCTCCACCTGCTCTTCGGCGCCGCCCGGCAGACCGGTGCGGCGGTCGTGCTCGTCACGCACGAGCCCCGCGTCGCCGCGCATGCCGATCGCGAGATCGTCGTGCGGGACGGACGCACACAGGACGTGGAGTTGGTCGCGTGA
- a CDS encoding DUF445 domain-containing protein — protein sequence MKVVALCFLLGATLVFAVTRWLESQGAEGWAGYVRAAAEAGMVGALADWFAVTALFRRPLGLPIPHTAIIPTRKDDLGRNLGTFVESNFLSEDVVRDKLRRVGFSARLGEWLSQPEHADRVTEEASAIVRGAVAVLRDEDVQAVLEQAVVRKVTDREWGPPLGRLLGQLFADGTHHRLVDLLCDRAHEWVRDHPDAVSKLVSDRAPSWSPKFMDSMLAERVNKELLKFTAKVQSDPEHPMRQAIDRFLTEFADDLQNDPATMERAEQVKQHVLAHPDAQRLTGSVWGAAKKMLLAAAEDPSSELRQRMRDGLLKLGDRLVSDPALRAKADGWLEGAAMYVVVNYRNEIGGLITETVQRWDAEEASRKIELQVGRDLQFIRINGTVVGALAGLLIHTVSQILL from the coding sequence ATGAAGGTGGTGGCGCTGTGCTTCCTGCTCGGCGCCACGCTGGTCTTCGCGGTCACGCGCTGGCTGGAGTCACAGGGCGCGGAGGGCTGGGCGGGCTACGTCCGGGCCGCGGCGGAGGCGGGCATGGTCGGCGCACTGGCCGACTGGTTCGCGGTGACCGCGCTGTTCCGCCGCCCGCTCGGCCTGCCGATCCCGCACACCGCGATCATCCCGACCCGCAAGGACGACCTCGGCCGCAACCTCGGCACCTTCGTCGAGTCGAACTTCCTGTCCGAGGACGTGGTGCGGGACAAGCTGCGGCGGGTCGGTTTCTCCGCCCGGCTCGGCGAGTGGCTGTCCCAGCCGGAGCACGCCGACCGCGTGACCGAGGAGGCGTCGGCGATCGTCCGCGGCGCGGTGGCGGTGCTGCGCGACGAGGACGTGCAGGCAGTGCTGGAGCAGGCCGTCGTGCGCAAGGTGACCGACCGCGAGTGGGGCCCGCCGCTGGGCAGGCTGCTCGGCCAGCTGTTCGCCGACGGCACCCACCACCGGCTGGTCGACCTGCTCTGCGACCGCGCGCACGAGTGGGTCCGCGATCACCCCGACGCGGTGTCGAAGCTGGTCAGCGACCGCGCGCCGAGCTGGTCGCCGAAGTTCATGGACAGCATGCTGGCCGAGCGGGTGAACAAGGAGCTGCTGAAGTTCACCGCGAAGGTGCAGTCCGACCCCGAACACCCGATGCGCCAGGCGATCGACCGGTTCCTCACCGAGTTCGCCGACGACCTGCAGAACGACCCGGCGACGATGGAGCGGGCCGAACAGGTCAAGCAGCACGTGCTCGCCCACCCGGACGCGCAGCGGCTCACCGGCTCCGTGTGGGGCGCGGCGAAGAAGATGCTCCTCGCGGCGGCCGAGGACCCGTCCAGCGAACTGCGGCAGCGGATGCGCGACGGGCTGCTCAAGCTCGGCGACCGGCTGGTGTCCGATCCGGCGCTGCGGGCCAAGGCCGACGGCTGGCTCGAGGGCGCGGCGATGTACGTGGTCGTCAACTACCGCAACGAGATCGGCGGTCTGATCACCGAGACCGTGCAGCGCTGGGACGCCGAGGAGGCTTCCCGCAAGATCGAGCTGCAGGTCGGCCGCGACCTCCAGTTCATCCGCATCAACGGAACGGTCGTCGGCGCGCTGGCCGGGCTGCTGATCCACACGGTGAGCCAGATCCTGTTGTAG
- a CDS encoding pyridoxal phosphate-dependent aminotransferase, whose product MTALAQRTGAVNLGQGFPDTDGPAAMLEAARAAIANGVNQYPPGPGIPELRTAVAEHRTRYGTVYDPDTEVLVTVGATEAIASALLGLVEPGDEVVLVEPYYDSYAASVALAGAERRVVSLVPDGDRFALDLDGLRAAMGPRTKAILVNTPHNPTGTVYTADEMAEIARLCQEHDVVAITDEVYEHLLFDGRQHTPLASLPGMAERTLTISSSGKTFSATGWKIGWICGPAELVAAARAAKQFLTFVGGAPFQPAVAHALRTELDWVEEQRLALQDKRNRLSAGLAEAGFGVRASEGTYFVCADVRPLGFEDGYELCRALPERIGVAAVPVQVFTDNQDNWRHLVRFAFCKRDEVLDEAVRRLHKLAS is encoded by the coding sequence ATGACCGCACTCGCCCAGCGCACCGGCGCGGTCAACCTGGGCCAGGGCTTCCCGGACACCGATGGTCCGGCGGCAATGCTCGAAGCGGCCAGGGCCGCCATCGCCAACGGCGTCAACCAGTACCCGCCCGGCCCGGGCATCCCCGAGCTGCGCACCGCCGTCGCCGAGCACCGCACCCGCTACGGCACCGTCTACGACCCGGACACCGAGGTCCTGGTCACCGTGGGCGCGACCGAGGCGATCGCGTCCGCGCTGCTCGGCCTCGTCGAGCCGGGGGACGAGGTCGTGCTGGTCGAGCCGTACTACGACTCCTACGCCGCCTCGGTCGCGCTGGCGGGAGCGGAGCGCAGGGTGGTCTCCCTGGTGCCGGACGGCGACCGGTTCGCGCTGGACCTGGACGGGCTCCGGGCGGCGATGGGCCCGCGCACCAAGGCGATCCTGGTCAACACCCCGCACAACCCGACCGGAACCGTCTACACGGCCGACGAGATGGCCGAGATCGCCCGCCTGTGCCAGGAGCACGACGTGGTCGCGATCACCGACGAGGTCTACGAGCACCTGCTCTTCGACGGCAGGCAGCACACCCCGCTCGCGTCGCTGCCCGGGATGGCCGAGCGCACGCTGACGATCTCCAGCTCCGGCAAGACGTTCAGCGCCACCGGCTGGAAGATCGGCTGGATCTGCGGTCCCGCCGAACTCGTCGCGGCCGCGCGCGCCGCCAAGCAGTTCCTCACCTTCGTCGGCGGCGCCCCGTTCCAGCCCGCGGTCGCGCACGCGCTGCGCACCGAGCTGGACTGGGTGGAAGAACAGCGCCTTGCCTTGCAGGACAAGCGAAACCGGCTCTCCGCCGGGCTCGCTGAGGCCGGTTTCGGCGTGCGCGCCAGTGAAGGCACGTACTTCGTGTGCGCCGACGTGCGCCCGCTCGGCTTCGAGGACGGATACGAGCTGTGCCGCGCCCTGCCGGAGCGCATCGGCGTCGCCGCGGTCCCGGTCCAGGTCTTCACCGACAACCAGGACAACTGGCGGCACCTCGTCCGCTTCGCGTTCTGCAAGCGCGACGAGGTGCTGGACGAGGCCGTGCGCCGCCTGCACAAGCTCGCGTCCTGA
- a CDS encoding VOC family protein, which translates to MAEKRGLKLETVVLDCPEPLALAAFYNDLLGWNGVSGDDRWASVSGPDGATVSFQRDPGFRAPTWPEGERPQMLHLDIRVDDIDAEHDRVVAVGAKPLGEVQGSPTNGFRVYADPAGHPFCLVA; encoded by the coding sequence ATGGCCGAGAAGCGCGGCCTGAAGCTGGAGACCGTGGTGCTGGACTGCCCGGAGCCGTTGGCGCTCGCGGCGTTCTACAACGACCTCCTCGGGTGGAACGGGGTCAGCGGCGACGACAGGTGGGCCTCGGTGAGCGGGCCGGACGGCGCCACGGTGTCGTTCCAGCGCGATCCCGGGTTCCGCGCGCCCACGTGGCCGGAGGGGGAGCGGCCGCAGATGCTCCATCTGGACATCAGGGTCGACGACATCGACGCGGAGCACGATCGCGTGGTGGCGGTCGGCGCGAAGCCACTGGGTGAGGTGCAGGGATCGCCGACGAACGGCTTCCGGGTCTACGCCGATCCGGCGGGGCACCCGTTCTGCCTGGTTGCGTGA